The genomic region GCTCATTTGAGAGTGAATACTGGTGCAGTGCTCTCCATGAGAAGCCCCACATCTCCGTAAGGATTGTGGTCAATGTTATCCATATGAAGATGATGGTGTCTGGTATCCTGGTGGAATGAAACTTGGTGGCACGACCATAGGTCTGAATCTTTGCTTTCCTCAGATCCTAAGAACTGATTGTTGTGCATGTGGTTCGGGAAACTAAACTGGGCAATGCTTCCAAATCATCGATGTGCCTAGTGCATGTGTCAAAGGAGTTCATAGGTGTAGTCTACACCTGGCTGCAGGCACAAACAGCAGTCACCATGGAAGAAAATGCTCAAAGTCAGAGCTTTAAACTAAGTTGAAAATTTTGAAAACAATTGTGACTCTGGATACAAGTAAGCATGGATCTGCAGAGCTGTGAACTTGCATTAAGCTGCATGAAATGAATGTCTCTCAATGTGAACATTGTGATTCTTACAGTGTTATGTCTCTCCTAGGGCAAGAAATGGTTACCCTGCAATTCTCCTCGAACATCTCTCACACTGCAGAGTTCCAAGTCCTACATAACTTAGTGCAGAAATCATTTCTCATTATGTCCGAGAGAATGAATGGCTTAGTGATTCCTCTTGTAATCTGTCTTTTCGCCTCATTGTTGGCCACTCCTCTGGTCCTGATGGCCATCTTTATAAACAGCAGTCTTCGTCAGGAGACCAGGTATCTTCTGCTTGCCAATACCATGTTGAATGATTTGATTTATTCGGTACTGAACACCTTGATTACTATCCTTAACGCAGTGGGCATTGGAATCCCTAAAGTAGTTTGCGAAATGATCTTGTTCACATTAACTGTGGCTTATTCAAATGGGATTCTCACGATTACTGCTATGGTGGTGGACACTTACGTGGCTGTTGGTTGGCCTCTTCGCTattcttcacttttatcccattaTAGAACAATTAAGATCATTGCTTGCATATGGATTATCTCTGTCAGCAGCTCTTCTCTTCAACTTGTAATAATGCTGGGAACCCAGAAGGACCCATTCTCCCTGTTGATGATGTGTGTTACACCCTTAGTGTTTTTGAACTCTCCATTTGGAACTTTTTTGTTGAAATGTTCTTATGGCATTGTAGTTCTCTATTTTCTAATATGTTTAGTACTGATATTGAGTTTCTACATCATGTTATACTATAAAACTAAGACGTTGGGCATATGGGTTAACAACTCAAGGGCAAAGCTGACTTATCTCATCCATTCAGTGCTGTTAATGGTTTATTTCTCCCCTCTGATTGTGCTGGTAGCCGGGGGAGTGATTTATGGAAGGCACCCAACCGAGCCCCAGTCAGCAGCTTGGATCATTGTATCAGTGAATGACATACTGATGCTACCAAAGGCAGTAAGTCCGTATGTCTATGGGCTGAGATATCGAGAGATTGCAAGCACAATCCGATCCTTCTTCACTCAAAAGTCAATAACTCAAGTAAGGCCACTGTGAAGCAATACAAGGTGGGAAGTATGTATCTGTGAGGCATCTGATTTCTCCGTATTCACTCTGTAGCATCTTAATCAGAATTTTGTGCAAGTGCACACATTATGCTACTCAGAGTACTTGGATGCACCCCACGTTATGGCAGATACCTGGTGCCTTAATGAATGAGTTCAGATTGACATACAACTTGGAGCAGAGAGACATGCCATTCCAGCCTACGATGACAGCAATCAACACTAAAAGATATGTGTAACAGTTGCACAGTTAAATTTTCTGATGtttcaaacatttaaaattaacacTATAGAtgggctgtgatgcttcattacccaatgagctgaacacctatgcccactttgaagaaccaaacagtgcctactagaatccctgaaaaggctgaggtccctgtgatatctgtctctgtggGCAACATCAGAACTTCaatcaagaggatgaaccctcgcAAGATGTcgggccctgatggtgtacctgacAGAGGACTGAATATCTGTACCTACCAAccagccagagtgttcacagacattttcaacctctgatTGCTGCATTCAgaagttcccaccagcttcaaaagggtatcaatTATCCCAGTATCCAAGAAAAGCAGTGTGAGCTACTAATATTACTAATTAATACTCATACTAATCCTATTTAtacattaatatttggaataaaatatcaaatcgGGACTAAAGGGGCCCTATCTCCTAAAACGCATCCAGCTCAAAATATGTTGattcctttaacaatggacaataaaatcctggacatctGGTTGCAAAAAGGGAGCAgatgtatcgaggattgttatgtgcagggacaattaatgtcacttgatcaattaaaaatcaaATAATGATAATTATCTTCTGCTATTTTgatttaagatcttatttaagggtcAAATTAGGCCCTAATGATGACCTGACCACAGTGCAGTGAAGTTGAGACTCTGGTTCAAAAGGGGACgacaaaaaaatgtatttcaaAAGTGTATTTCCTACTTCAAATGGGTACCTGAAACAGGAgttacataaatctagacaaaggAGGAACACAGATTTGGATATACTGATTGATGAAACTTATTTTGGAACAAcatgactaatactattaatggAAGGCATAGATTGGCCCAATACAATTGGTGGTGGCCAGAAAGTGTTTAGCGATTACctggaatctgattcccatctagacATGACCTGTTGGAAAGCAGAAATATAtgcttgtattcccctggagaaaattacataacctTAGGGAAAAATATATACAatgtttttctaaaaatttggagtCCATGTCTTCAAAGATGCCCCCACCCCATCTACACCTTGCCCCCTACCCTCAGCCCCCTGCATCTGGGAACCCCCTGGAATTCTGGGTGTTTGGATATTTGTCCCTTGGCAGGAGATTGATGAATCCAGTCAAACcttttactttttcttcttttcctttttcatcccttaatcttttctctcttcaattctgTTGACtatctctctcctttttttctctgggtggatggaaggggggagggttagggattgttcttttcttttttactcAAAATCAATAATGAATGATGTttgtttcttttatgtaattgatgaatttcaaGTTTTCATAttgatttgaaaatttaaataaaataatcaaaaaaagaagagtagtgtgagctgcctcaatgtctTCCGCCCTGTTCCTCTAACTTCTACTGCGATGAAATGATTTGAGAGgctagtcatggccagaattaacatgtaactAAGAAAAGGTCCGGACCCACTACAATTCTCCTATCATCACAATCACTTCACAGCAgttgcaatattgctggctctccactctgctCTGAATTACCTAAAAAATAGCAATggttgctcttcatcgactacagctcggccttcaatgccattattccctcaatctTGGTCaacaagctacaaactctaggcctctgtacccccctctgcaactggatcctcgacttcctcatcagaagaccacagtcagtacaaattggaaacaatgtctcctcctcactgataatcaatACAGggacaccccaaggatgtgtggttagcccactgttctactcattatacacccatatctgtgtggccaggcacaattccaatgccatttacaagtttgctgatgacagcacagttgttgacagaatcacaaatggcaatgaggaagcgtacagaagggagatagatcacctcgttgaatggtgtaacaacaacaaccttgtgctcaatgtaaGCAtaagcaaggagatgattgtggacttcaggaggaagtgaggggaacacgacccagtcctcattgagggcttagtagtggagagggtcaagaacttaaaattcctgggtgtcgatatctccaaggatctgttctggagcctccacattttttttaaattaatttttttatttttcacacaataaaccatactgaccaaaatacatacagacatttttctcttgtatacagtgtcattttctcccctttttcccccctcccttccctccctccctctccccccttcccatttattcaaagttcaatctataagatacattaaatccgttaaacaatgtcatcacttaataaaataaacaagaaatttttatcttttacttttatatactgaaaGTATATTTCGttgccttctccttctgtcattttaagtggagattcatggtaggatttctccattgtatttcatatatggttcccatatttgtttgaatattgtgatgttatttcttaaattatatgttattttttctaatgggatacatttatttatttctatgtaccaatgttgtattctcaaattgtcttctaatttccaggttgacataacacatttttttgctacagctagggctatcataataaatctttttttttgctccatccaaatcgagtccaaattctttatttcttatatttcttagaaggaagatctctgggttttttggtatattgctttttgtgatttaatttaatatctggtttagatcttcccaaattttttccactttctcacatgtccaaattgcatgtattgttgttcccatttcctttttacagcgaaaacatctgtctgatactgttgggtcccatttatttaacttttggggtgtgatgtatagcctgtgtaactaattatattgtatcatgcgtaacctcgtgtttattgtattgctTTTCCcacgtttcattctttatctttatgtttagatcttgttcccatttttgtttaggtttacagtttgttttctcattctccttttcttgcagtttgatgtacatggttgttataaacttttaaattatcattctgtctgtaatcacatattcaaaattgcttccttctggtaacctcagactgtttcccaatttgtccttcaagtaggttttcagttggtggtatgcaaaccttgtatcgtgagttatattatatttgtccttcatttgttcaaaagataatcatttatttcccaaaaaaacaattttctattcttttgatcccttttctctcccattctctgaaggaaaggttatttattgtgaaagggattagttgattttgtgtcaatattaattttggtagttgataatttattttattcctttctacgtgaatcttcttccaaatgttgagcagatggtgcaatactggtggatttctacgttgtaccaatttttcatcccacttatatagaatatgttcaggtatcttctcccctattttatctagctctaatctggtccaatctggtttttcccttgtttgataaaaatctgataggtatcttaattgtgctgctctataataattctaaaaagtttggtagctgtaaacccccttgtttgtaccattctgttaatttatctagcgctatcctcggtccCCCCCCCaattccataagaatttccttattattttctttagctccttgaagaatttctctattaggtgaattggtaatgattgaaataggtattgtatccttgggaaaatgttcattttaatacagtttatccttcctatcagtgttagtgataaGTCTTTcaagtgctctaagtcgtcttgtaattttttcattaatggctgataatttagtttatatagatggccgagataattatttagttgtatacctaggtatcgaattgcttgtgtttgccatctaaatggtgattcttccttaaactttgtgaaatccacattattcattggcattgcttcacttttatttgcgttgatcttgtaccccgatacttctccatattccttcaatttcttatgtaattcttttattgatatttctggttcagttaagtatattataacgtcatctgcaaatagactgattttatattccttctcttttatttttatccctcgtattttattttctgttcttatcagttctgctagtggttctatagctaatgcaaacagtgagggagatagtggagggAGATAGTGTTAATCTGCTTAAtataaattggttcgatatatatccatttactgtcactttcgccaatggtcccttatataatgcttggcgcctcacagttcggcgggcagcaacgtcctttgaagaagaccgcagagcccacctcactgacaaaagacaaaggaggaaaaacccaacacccaaccccaaccaaccaattttcccctgcaaccgctgcaaccgtgtctgcctgtcccgcattggacttgtcagccacaatcgagcctgcagctgacgtgg from Narcine bancroftii isolate sNarBan1 chromosome 9, sNarBan1.hap1, whole genome shotgun sequence harbors:
- the LOC138743561 gene encoding probable G-protein coupled receptor 148 yields the protein MNVSQCEHCDSYSVMSLLGQEMVTLQFSSNISHTAEFQVLHNLVQKSFLIMSERMNGLVIPLVICLFASLLATPLVLMAIFINSSLRQETRYLLLANTMLNDLIYSVLNTLITILNAVGIGIPKVVCEMILFTLTVAYSNGILTITAMVVDTYVAVGWPLRYSSLLSHYRTIKIIACIWIISVSSSSLQLVIMLGTQKDPFSLLMMCVTPLVFLNSPFGTFLLKCSYGIVVLYFLICLVLILSFYIMLYYKTKTLGIWVNNSRAKLTYLIHSVLLMVYFSPLIVLVAGGVIYGRHPTEPQSAAWIIVSVNDILMLPKAVSPYVYGLRYREIASTIRSFFTQKSITQVRPL